The Desulfobacterales bacterium genome window below encodes:
- a CDS encoding acetyl ornithine aminotransferase family protein, which yields MKIEIKTVLPGPIAAELIEKDRLFVSPSYTRVYPLVVDKAQGLWVQDVDGNVFLDFTAGIAVCATGHCHPRVVAAIKDQADQLLHMSGTDFFYVPQIALAEKLASLVGNYKVYFGNSGAEAVEAAFKLARWHTQRELNIAFYGAFHGRTMGALSLTASKAIQKKHYHPFVPGITHIPYAYCYRCAYNMRYPQCGLCCVEWIENTLFRTALPPEEVAAIFVEPIQGEGGYIVPPPEFHQKLHQIAQKYGILYVADEVQSGMGRTGKMFAMEHFGVKPDIIALAKGIASGMPLGAMVARAEIMDWEAGSHASTFGGNPVSCRAALTTIEMLQESLMQNAHIQGERLIQGLQALQKSHECMGDVRGKGLMVAVELVFDRETKASAKIWREAIISKAFQKGLLLLGCGENSIRFCPALTVTAQQIDECLSIFEEAVREGIR from the coding sequence ATGAAAATCGAAATTAAAACAGTCCTGCCCGGCCCCATAGCAGCCGAACTGATCGAAAAAGATCGCTTATTTGTTTCCCCCTCCTATACCCGGGTGTATCCGCTTGTGGTGGACAAAGCCCAGGGACTCTGGGTTCAGGATGTGGACGGCAATGTGTTTCTTGATTTTACCGCCGGGATCGCCGTCTGCGCCACCGGTCATTGTCACCCGCGGGTTGTGGCTGCGATTAAAGATCAGGCGGATCAGTTGCTGCACATGTCCGGCACCGACTTTTTTTATGTCCCCCAGATCGCCCTGGCTGAGAAGCTGGCCTCCCTTGTAGGAAATTATAAGGTTTACTTTGGCAATTCAGGGGCTGAAGCGGTGGAGGCGGCTTTTAAATTGGCCCGCTGGCATACCCAGCGGGAATTGAATATTGCGTTTTACGGGGCGTTTCACGGGCGAACCATGGGCGCGCTTTCTTTGACGGCCAGCAAGGCCATCCAAAAAAAACATTACCACCCCTTTGTTCCGGGAATTACCCACATTCCATATGCCTACTGTTATCGCTGCGCCTACAACATGCGTTATCCGCAATGCGGCCTGTGCTGCGTTGAATGGATCGAAAACACCCTTTTCCGTACCGCCCTGCCGCCGGAAGAAGTGGCCGCCATATTTGTGGAACCGATTCAAGGGGAGGGCGGCTATATTGTGCCGCCGCCGGAATTCCATCAGAAATTGCATCAAATCGCCCAGAAATACGGGATCCTCTATGTTGCCGACGAGGTGCAGTCGGGGATGGGGCGCACCGGCAAAATGTTTGCCATGGAACATTTTGGCGTTAAACCGGATATCATCGCATTGGCAAAGGGAATAGCTTCCGGCATGCCCCTGGGGGCCATGGTGGCGAGGGCTGAAATCATGGACTGGGAAGCCGGTTCACACGCGTCCACATTCGGCGGAAATCCGGTCTCCTGTCGGGCTGCCCTGACGACCATTGAAATGCTCCAGGAAAGCCTGATGCAAAATGCGCACATCCAGGGTGAGCGACTGATCCAGGGGCTGCAGGCGCTTCAAAAATCCCACGAGTGTATGGGAGATGTCAGGGGAAAAGGGTTGATGGTTGCGGTGGAGCTGGTCTTTGACCGCGAAACCAAGGCTTCCGCCAAAATCTGGCGTGAGGCTATTATCAGTAAGGCTTTCCAAAAGGGATTGCTGCTTTTGGGTTGCGGTGAAAACAGCATCCGGTTTTGCCCGGCCTTGACGGTAACTGCCCAGCAGATCGATGAATGCCTCAGCATATTCGAGGAAGCGGTTCGGGAAGGGATTCGGTAA
- a CDS encoding aldehyde dehydrogenase family protein has translation MKKILEAIDMLGNYTGAGNGSWLECSGKELSSLSPINGQVIGKIQSATRDSYEHIVADSVEAFRQWRLVPAPKRGEIVRQIGEALRRHKKELGALVSLEVGKIRAEGEGEVQEMIDIADFSVGQSRMLYGLSMHSERPRHRMLEQWHPLGPVGVITAFNFPVAVWAWNAMLALVAGDTVIWKPSSKAFLSAIATMKIAWQVLYENKLPDGILNIIIGDRNEVGEPLLRDRRVPLISATGSVRMGRHIAEVAGSRLGKTILELGGNNAVIVTPSADLDLAVRAILFGAVGTAGQRCTTTRRVIAHQDIFNPLKESLVKAYGQVRIGSPLEDGTLMGPLIDCDAVASMQRALETIKRQGGRILSGGEVLSGGIYDAGTYVTPCICEVKPDCPIVNEETFAPILYLIQYKTLEEAIQYHNDVPQGLSSAIFSNNIRETEAFLSHSGSDCGIANVNVGTSGAEIGGAFGGEKDTGGGREAGSDAWKAYMRRQTNTINWSSEIPLAQGIRFEID, from the coding sequence ATGAAAAAAATATTGGAAGCGATCGACATGCTGGGCAATTACACCGGCGCCGGCAACGGATCATGGTTGGAATGCAGTGGGAAGGAACTATCATCTCTTTCCCCGATCAATGGTCAGGTAATCGGAAAAATTCAATCGGCCACACGCGACAGTTATGAACATATCGTCGCCGACAGCGTTGAGGCTTTCCGCCAATGGCGTCTGGTTCCGGCTCCCAAAAGAGGTGAGATCGTCCGGCAGATCGGCGAGGCCCTGCGCCGTCATAAAAAAGAATTGGGTGCACTGGTGAGCTTGGAGGTGGGCAAGATTCGGGCCGAAGGGGAAGGGGAAGTTCAGGAGATGATCGATATCGCGGACTTCAGCGTGGGCCAGTCACGGATGCTCTACGGGTTGAGCATGCACAGCGAACGCCCCAGGCACCGCATGCTTGAACAGTGGCACCCCTTGGGCCCTGTCGGCGTCATCACGGCCTTTAACTTTCCGGTGGCGGTGTGGGCCTGGAATGCCATGCTTGCGCTGGTTGCCGGTGATACGGTCATTTGGAAGCCCTCGTCCAAAGCCTTTTTGTCCGCCATCGCCACCATGAAAATTGCATGGCAGGTACTCTATGAAAATAAACTGCCCGACGGGATTTTGAATATCATCATCGGAGATCGCAATGAGGTCGGCGAACCCCTGTTACGGGACAGACGGGTGCCGCTGATATCAGCGACGGGCAGTGTCCGCATGGGGCGACATATTGCCGAGGTCGCCGGCTCCCGCCTGGGTAAAACCATTTTAGAACTGGGCGGCAATAATGCCGTCATCGTTACCCCCAGTGCCGATTTGGACCTCGCCGTCCGCGCCATCCTTTTCGGAGCAGTGGGAACTGCTGGCCAGCGCTGCACAACAACGCGCCGTGTGATTGCGCACCAGGATATCTTTAATCCCCTGAAGGAATCTCTGGTTAAGGCCTATGGGCAGGTTCGGATCGGTTCCCCCCTTGAAGACGGCACCCTGATGGGTCCGCTGATTGACTGCGATGCAGTGGCTTCCATGCAAAGGGCGCTGGAAACGATAAAGCGCCAGGGGGGTCGTATACTTTCCGGCGGCGAGGTGCTTTCCGGCGGTATTTATGATGCCGGCACCTATGTAACGCCCTGCATCTGCGAGGTGAAACCCGATTGCCCGATTGTAAATGAGGAAACCTTTGCGCCGATCCTGTATTTAATACAATACAAAACCCTTGAAGAGGCCATCCAGTACCACAACGATGTCCCCCAGGGTCTTTCCTCGGCTATCTTCAGCAACAATATCCGGGAAACCGAAGCGTTCCTGAGCCATTCGGGAAGCGACTGCGGTATCGCCAATGTGAATGTCGGGACCTCCGGGGCTGAGATCGGCGGCGCCTTTGGCGGTGAAAAAGATACCGGCGGCGGCAGAGAAGCCGGATCGGACGCGTGGAAAGCATATATGCGGCGGCAAACCAATACCATCAACTGGTCAAGTGAAATTCCGCTGGCACAGGGGATACGGTTTGAAATCGACTAA